A portion of the Manihot esculenta cultivar AM560-2 chromosome 2, M.esculenta_v8, whole genome shotgun sequence genome contains these proteins:
- the LOC110610058 gene encoding pectinesterase inhibitor 4 — protein sequence MEAKPTTSSYFLTSALITFLLFISNLENSSAAITSPTTTNTTKISSSTYKKYLKSACNSTTYPKLCYSSLSRYYSTIKTNDQTLCTTALNVSLQAASKTSSLAAALSKKRGLSHIEAEVVQDCVYEMRDSIDELNQSLDALGSLEFNSSYVRFQISNVKTWVSAAITDEDTCVDEIDDDEVSSSVKQKIRKSILNVAMVTSNALALINNKLSY from the coding sequence ATGGAAGCTAAACCCACAACTTCAAGCTATTTTCTCACATCTGCTCTCATCACCTTTCTTCTGTTCATATCAAACTTGGAAAATTCCTCTGCAGCCATCACCAGTCCCACCACCACCAACACAACCAAAATCTCTAGCAGTACCTACAAGAAGTACCTGAAATCCGCCTGCAATTCCACCACCTATCCAAAACTCTGCTATAGCTCGCTCTCTCGCtattactccactatcaaaaCCAACGACCAAACCCTCTGTACCACCGCATTAAACGTAAGCCTACAAGCTGCAAGCAAAACATCTTCCTTGGCAGCAGCTCTGTCAAAGAAACGGGGACTGAGCCATATTGAGGCTGAAGTCGTTCAAGATTGCGTTTACGAAATGAGGGACAGCATCGACGAGCTGAACCAGTCATTGGATGCTTTGGGCAGTCTTGAGTTCAACAGTTCTTATGTAAGATTCCAGATTTCCAACGTAAAAACTTGGGTTAGTGCTGCTATTACAGATGAAGACACCTGCGTCGATGAGATTGATGATGATGAGGTAAGCTCTTCAGTGAAGCAAAAGATAAGGAAGAGTATACTGAATGTTGCAATGGTCACTAGCAATGCCTTGGCTCTTATTAACAATAAACTCTCTTACTAA
- the LOC110609240 gene encoding 3-dehydroquinate synthase, chloroplastic → MASAANACSPSFSAANSSVSKPKALSDFYLRFRNINALSLRSKRVGLPVLSFSRIRSPRISASSPQVMDQSVGEASSKAPTIVEVDLGNRSYPIYIGSGLLDQPELLQRHVHGKRVLVVTNNTVAPLYLDKVVDALTRGNPNVSVDSVILPDGEKYKNMETLMKVFDKAIESRLDRRCTFVALGGGVIGDMCGFAAAAFLRGVNFIQIPTTVMAQVDSSVGGKTGINHPLGKNLIGAFYQPQCVLIDTDTLNTLPDRELASGLAEVIKYGLIRDAGFFEWQEKNMPKLMARDPSAMAYAIKRSCENKAEVVSLDEKESGLRATLNLGHTFGHAIETGFGYGQWLHGEAVAAGTVMAVDMSYRLGWIDDSIVKRVHNILEQAKLPTAPPETMTVEMFKSVMAVDKKVADGLLRLILLKGPLGNCVFTGDYDRKALDDTLCAFCKS, encoded by the exons ATGGCTTCCGCCGCAAACGCCTGCTCTCCCTCGTTCTCCGCCGCCAATTCTTCCGTCTCCAAGCCTAAAGCTTTGTCCGATTTCTATCTGCGGTTCAGAAACATTAACGCTTTATCTTTGCGTTCGAAACGTGTGGGGCTGCCGGTGCTGAGTTTCAGCCGAATTAGGTCGCCGAGGATATCTGCTAGTTCTCCTCAGGTTATGGATCAATCTGTTGGTGAAGCGAGTTCTAAAGCGCCTACCATTGTTGAGGTCGATTTGGGCAACCGAAGTTACCCTATCTACATCGGATCCGGACTCCTTGATCAACCCGAACTGCTCCAAAG GCATGTCCATGGAAAGAGAGTACTTGTGGTAACTAACAACACAGTAGCACCATTATACTTGGATAAAGTGGTCGATGCATTAACAAGAGGGAACCCAAATGTTTCGGTGGATAGTGTGATTTTGCCTGATGGTGAGAAGTACAAGAATATG GAAACTCTTATGAAAGTCTTTGACAAAGCCATTGAATCAAGATTGGATAGACGGTGTACATTTGTTGCACTTGGAGGAGGTGTTATTGGTGACATGTGTGGATTTGCAGCTGCTGCTTTTCTTCGAGGTGTTAATTTCATTCAGATTCCTACGACTGTTATGGCACAG GTTGATTCTTCTGTTGGAGGAAAAACTGGGATAAATCACCCCCTTGGGAAGAACTTGATTGGAGCATTTTATCAGCCTCAGTGTGTACTTATAGACACTGACACACTAAACACATTGCCAGATAGGGAATTGGCATCAGGCCTTGCAGAGGTCATAAAGTATGGGCTTATACGAGATGCCGGCTTTTTTGAGTGGCAGGAAAAGAATATGCCAAAATTAATGGCAAG GGATCCCAGTGCAATGGCATATGCTATAAAGCGGTCATGTGAAAATAAGGCTGAGGTTGTATCCTTGGATGAGAAGGAAAGCGGATTGAGGGCAACATTGAACTTAGGTCACACATTTGGCCAT GCAATAGAAACTGGCTTTGGATATGGACAGTGGCTCCATGGAGAAGCTGTTGCAGCTGGCACG GTCATGGCTGTAGACATGTCATACCGCCTTGGTTGGATTGATGATTCTATTGTGAAGAGAGTCCACAACATTCTAGAACAGGCTAAGTTACCCACTGCCCCACCAGAAACCATGACTGTGGAAATGTTCAAGTCTGTCATGGCT GTTGATAAGAAGGTTGCTGATGGGCTGCTAAGGCTTATCCTGCTGAAGGGTCCTCTTGGTAATTGTGTATTCACTGGTGATTATGATAGAAAGGCCCTTGATGATACACTTTGTGCATTTTGCAAGTCATGA
- the LOC110609560 gene encoding rac-like GTP-binding protein ARAC1 produces the protein MSASRFIKCVTVGDGAVGKTCLLISYTSNTFPTDYVPTVFDNFSANVVVNGSTVNLGLWDTAGQEDYNRLRPLSYRGADVFILAFSLISKASYENVSKKWIPELKHYAPGVPIVLVGTKLDLRDDKQFFIDHPGAVPITAAQGEELRKLINAPAYIECSSKTQENIKGVFDAAIRVVLQPPKTKKKKNKAQRACSIL, from the exons atgagCGCTTCGAGGTTTATCAAGTGCGTTACTGTCGGTGATGGTGCCGTTGGTAAAACTTGCCTCTTGATATCTTACACCAGCAACACCTTCCCTACg GATTATGTGCCAACTGTGTTCGACAATTTCAGCGCAAATGTGGTCGTCAATGGGAGCACTGTTAACCTGGGTTTGTGGGATACTGCTG GGCAAGAGGATTACAATAGATTAAGACCTCTAAGTTACCGTGGAGCTGATGTTTTCATTCTGGCTTTCTCTCTCATTAGCAAGGCCAGTTATGAAAATGTATCTAAGAAG TGGATTCCAGAGTTGAAACATTATGCACCTGGGGTTCCAATTGTTCTTGTTGGAACCAAGCTTG ATCTCCGGGATGATAAGCAGTTCTTCATAGACCACCCTGGTGCTGTACCCATCACTGCAGCTCAG GGAGAGGAACTGAGGAAGCTGATTAATGCACCTGCTTACATTGAATGCAGTTCGAAAACACAGGAG AATATCAAGGGAGTTTTTGATGCAGCTATCAGAGTTGTTCTTCAGCCACCCAAGacgaaaaaaaagaagaataaagcGCAAAGAGCCTGTTCCATATTGTGA
- the LOC110609241 gene encoding probable methyltransferase TCM_000168 — protein sequence MDEGGKEMQQILSMKGGVGEESYANNSKSQNAYLSKTVPVLMQAVLDFCDTNLAECVTIADLGCSSGPNSLFAIAEITSIIHKRFSQLGRSSPEFCVFLNDLPGNDFNTVFKSLPVFHEKMRAENGQDFGPCYFSGTPGSFYGRLFPSSSLHFVHSASSLHWLSQVPPQLSDKTNPLINKGKIYISNTSPPDVINAYKAQFQRDFSSFLEARSKEVVPGGHMVLMFKGRRLADPSPYESCLLWDYLGQAFQDLVSKGIIEEQKLDTYNTPYYEPYTEDIKAEIEKEGSFALDRLATIVLPWDGCNGGVKCDRATTARNMGNAIRAVNESMIRNHFGDEIMDCLFQSFTEIMATDTREAEHVSLVVSVIRKAI from the exons ATGGACGAAGGGGGCAAGGAAATGCAGCAAATTCTCAGCATGAAAGGAGGCGTAGGAGAGGAGAGCTACGCCAATAACTCAAAATCACAG AATGCATATCTATCCAAGACAGTGCCAGTACTAATGCAGGCAGTGCTAGATTTCTGTGACACCAACTTGGCTGAGTGTGTTACTATAGCAGACCTTGGATGTTCTTCAGGGCCAAACAGTTTATTTGCCATTGCGGAGATCACAAGCATCATCCACAAAAGGTTCTCTCAACTGGGTAGATCCTCGCCGGAATTTTGTGTGTTTTTGAATGATCTCCCAGGAAATGATTTCAATACTGTTTTCAAGTCCTTGCCAGTTTTCCATGAGAAAATGAGGGCAGAAAATGGACAAGATTTTGGACCTTGTTATTTTTCTGGTACTCCTGGTTCTTTTTATGGGAGGCTTTTTCCATCAAGTAGCCTGCATTTTGTGCACTCTGCTTCCAGTCTTCATTGGCTTTCACAG GTGCCCCCACAATTGAGTGACAAAACAAATCCATTAATAAACAAGGGAAAGATATACATTTCAAACACAAGCCCTCCTGATGTGATAAACGCATATAAGGCACAATTTCAGAGGGATTTCTCTTCATTTCTAGAGGCACGATCGAAAGAAGTAGTTCCGGGAGGGCATATGGTGTTGATGTTCAAGGGAAGAAGACTTGCAGATCCATCACCTTATGAAAGCTGTTTGCTGTGGGATTATTTAGGACAGGCATTCCAAGATTTAGTTTCAAAG GGAATCATTGAAGAACAGAAATTGGACACGTATAATACACCATACTACGAACCGTATACAGAAGACATCAAAGCTGAGATAGAAAAAGAAGGATCCTTTGCTCTTGATCGCCTTGCAACCATTGTACTTCCTTGGGATGGCTGTAATGGAGGAGTGAAGTGTGATAGAGCAACAACAGCAAGAAACATGGGAAACGCTATTAGAGCAGTGAATGAGTCAATGATTCGAAATCATTTTGGGGATGAAATTATGGACTGTTTATTTCAAAGCTTCACTGAAATCATGGCAACTGATACTAGGGAAGCAGAGCATGTCAGTCTTGTTGTTTCAGTAATCCGAAAAGCAATTTGA